One stretch of Mangifera indica cultivar Alphonso chromosome 9, CATAS_Mindica_2.1, whole genome shotgun sequence DNA includes these proteins:
- the LOC123225085 gene encoding phosphoinositide phospholipase C 2-like isoform X2, which yields MHAVNCCFFFKRIFRIKAAEPPNEVKEIFDKYASEQGTMTVDDLHKFMVEFQGETDTTKDRAQEVFNSVRHLNIFHRRGLHLQAFFRYLLGDHNLPLPSQVHNDMDSPLAHYFLFTGHNSYLTGNQLSSDSSVEPIIKALNKGVRVIELDLWPNTEKNDVKVCHGGTLTAPVDLIKCLRAIKDHAFDASEYPVVITFEDHLTADLQASVAKMVTNTFGNMLYYPDYEDEFPSPHFLKKKILISTKPPKEYLEVQDGKGNLQRSRTESMKGTPQMEKTYSKSLSDDAKDKDQVDEAEFIEEEDEEKAAPQYRNLIAIHATKLKGGLESWQGLKLSKVKRLSMSEQQLENAVKTHGKEIIKFTQKNILRVYPKGTRIFSSNYNPFVGWAHGAQMVAFNMQGTGKHLWIMQGMFRANGGCGYVKKPNFLLKPNPKHDFFNPSEPLQPQKILKVKIYQGEGWHLDFPPQAFDRYSPPDFFIKVSMAGVPADELKHKTRRVTDEWVPSWNEEFEFPLTVPDLAVLRLQVYDYDTSGQNDFAGQTCLPVSELKTGIRAVPLHDKKGTPYKYTRLLVQFDFEN from the exons ATGCATGCTGTCAATTGCTGCTTCTTTTTCAAGAGAATTTTCAGGATCAAGGCGGCTGAACCTCCCAATGAAGTCAAAGAAATTTTTGACAAATACGCTTCAGAACAAGGCACCATGACCGTTGATGATCTGCACAAATTTATGGTTGAATTTCAGGGGGAGACTGACACCACAAAAGACCGTGCCCAAGAAGTCTTCAATAGTGTCAGGCACCTTAACATCTTCCATCGCAGAGGCCTCCATCTTCAAGCCTTTTTTCGTTATCTCTTAGGCGACCATAATCTTCCTCTTCCTTCCCAG GTGCACAATGACATGGATTCTCCGTTGGCGCATTACTTTTTATTCACAGGACATAACTCTTACTTAACTGGAAATCAACTCAGCAGTGATAGCAGTGTTGAGCCAATCATAAAGGCTCTGAATAAGGGTGTACGAGTGATTGAATTGGATCTCTGGCCGAATACCGAGAAGAATGATGTCAAAGTTTGCCATGGAGg gaCATTGACTGCTCCAGTGGACCTTATCAAATGTTTGCGAGCTATTAAGGATCATGCATTCGATGCTTCTGAATATCCTGTTGTTATAACTTTTGAAGATCACCTTACAGCAGATCTTCAAGCTTCAGTCGCGAAG ATGGTGACTAACACATTCGGGAATATGCTGTATTACCCTGATTATGAAGATGAATTTCCTTCACCACATTttctgaagaaaaaaattctgatTTCAACCAAACCACCAAAAGAGTACCTTGAAGTTCAGGATGGTAAAGGAAATTTGCAGAGGTCGAGAACGGAATCAATGAAAGGAACTCCACAGATGGAGAAGACATATTCTAAAAGTTTATCCGATGATGCAAAAGATAAG GATCAGGTTGATGAGGCAGAATTcattgaggaagaagatgaggaaaaaGCAGCCCCTCAATATAGAAACTTGATTGCAATTCATGCAACAAAACTGAAAGGTGGATTAGAGAGCTGGCAAGGCCTTAAACTGAGCAAAGTTAAACGTCTTAGCATGAGTGAGCAACAGCTTGAAAATGCTGTAAAGACACACGGAAAGGAAATTATCAA ATTCACTCAGAAGAACATATTGAGGGTATATCCGAAGGGCACACGCATTTTCTCATCTAATTACAATCCTTTTGTGGGATGGGCACATGGAGCTCAGATGGTTGCATTTAATATGCAG GGAACTGGGAAACATCTTTGGATAATGCAAGGAATGTTCAGAGCCAATGGGGGCTGCGGTTATGTAAAAAAGCCTAACTTTTTGTTGAAGCCTAATCCAAAGCATGATTTTTTCAATCCCAGTGAGCCTTTACAACCCCAGAAAATTCTTAAG GTTAAAATCTACCAGGGAGAGGGTTGGCATTTGGATTTTCCCCCCCAAGCCTTCGACCGATATTCTCCACCAGACTTCTtcataaaa GTTTCCATGGCTGGGGTGCCAGCCGATGAACTCAAACATAAAACAAGAAGAGTTACAGATGAGTGGGTACCATCATGGAACGAGGAGTTCGAATTCCCACTAACTGTTCCGGATTTAGCTGTGCTTCGACTTCAGGTGTATGATTACGACACTTCTGGGCAAAATGACTTTGCAGGGCAAACATGTCTGCCTGTATCAGAATTGAAAACTGGGATCAGAGCAGTTCCATTGCATGATAAAAAAGGGACTCCGTACAAATATACTAGGCTTCTTGTGCAATTTGACTTCGAAAATTAA
- the LOC123226268 gene encoding putative serine/threonine-protein kinase-like protein CCR3, producing the protein MIPSTTLCPLFISIFITFIVTIFFLSTPVNPFGSASTFAVTDSTTTVCGIVAGESTQRIQCFQDGGNITVLPNVSFQAISGGHSFFCGLRSDGLSLHCWDTEVAVNSTFLPKRLYHNLTVGLTDVAVGDDQVCAREVNSGLVRCWRGRSSFPSPGVDFRFKTITSGSGFTCGILRNNSQVYCWGENSIGDNIQRQFGISSMSSLVAGESHVCGLDANGHLVCKGNNNSGQLNVPFSSAYEFSGLALGANFSCAIRQTNGWVTCWGDAKMVDSETAAISDVSFESIVAGLDFICGLTTRNFSLICWGPGWSNVLNLESVVPLGMIIPGPCVESSCGTCGVYPNSESLCDSSANICKPCQIELPLSAPLPPSAQAPAPGQHPSSSATKPTNKLSLIFMIVGSVGAFAGICAAAYCLWPGMYRLWHNRVYSSEQPPIAAANTAYNGSNLPSLRSFSIRRQGSKTLGRQRSGSSYSSRTDKTEIFSLSELASATNSFSSENKIGSGSFGSVYKGKLQDGREVAIKRGENCAKKNKSQEKEIAFDSELALLSRLHHKHLVGLVGYCEERDERLLVYEYMSNGALHDHLHNKSSTVTNTNILNSWKMRIKIALDAARGIEYLHNYAVPPIIHRDIKSSNILLDANWTARVSDFGLSLLTDQESVSTKAVGTFGYIDPEYFVLNVLTSKTDIYGLGVVLLELLTGKKAVFKNKDGNAEDLVAYAEPEISAGHLINVLDTRVGLQDINEAEAVEMVAAIAIQCVKIEGKERPSATDIAAALERALAVCEGTNVVSFTTNTFSFPSD; encoded by the coding sequence atgaTACCATCAACAACGCTCTGTCCTCTCTTTATTTCCATCTTTATCACATTCATTGTCACCATCTTTTTCCTGAGTACACCTGTTAACCCCTTCGGCTCAGCCTCCACTTTTGCCGTCACCGATAGCACCACTACCGTTTGCGGTATCGTTGCCGGTGAATCCACCCAAAGAATCCAATGCTTCCAAGACGGTGGAAACATCACCGTTTTGCCAAATGTCTCTTTCCAGGCTATCTCTGGTGGCCACAGCTTCTTCTGTGGCCTCAGGTCCGACGGTTTGAGCTTGCATTGCTGGGACACCGAAGTTGCAGTAAACTCAACCTTTCTGCCGAAACGTTTGTACCATAACCTCACCGTTGGGTTGACTGATGTAGCCGTCGGTGATGATCAAGTTTGTGCTAGAGAGGTCAACTCTGGCTTGGTGAGATGTTGGAGAGGTAGGTCTTCATTTCCATCACCTGGTGTTGATTTTAGGTTCAAGACAATCACATCAGGGAGCGGGTTCACGTGTGGGATTTTGAGGAATAACAGTCAAGTGTATTGTTGGGGTGAAAATAGCATCGGAGATAATATTCAGAGGCAGTTTGGTATCTCGTCAATGTCGAGTTTGGTCGCTGGAGAGTCTCATGTTTGTGGGTTGGATGCAAATGGACATTTAGTTTGTAAAGGGAATAACAATTCCGGGCAGTTGAATGTTCCCTTCAGTTCAGCTTATGAGTTTTCGGGGCTTGCATTGGGAGCAAATTTTAGCTGTGCTATTAGACAGACAAATGGATGGGTTACATGCTGGGGAGACGCAAAAATGGTTGATTCCGAGACTGCTGCAATAAGCGATGTTTCTTTTGAGTCTATTGTTGCTGGTTTAGACTTCATATGCGGGTTAACTACCAGGAATTTTTCACTGATTTGTTGGGGACCAGGGTGGTCCAATGTGCTTAATTTAGAAAGTGTTGTACCATTGGGAATGATTATTCCAGGTCCTTGTGTTGAAAGTTCTTGTGGCACATGTGGCGTGTATCCAAATTCTGAGTCTTTGTGTGATAGTTCTGCAAATATTTGTAAACCATGCCAAATTGAGCTCCCTCTTTCAGCGCCATTGCCACCATCAGCACAAGCACCAGCACCAGGGCAACATCCATCTTCTTCAGCAACAAAACCCACAAACAAGCTTTCTTTGATATTTATGATTGTTGGTTCAGTTGGGGCCTTTGCAGGAATTTGTGCCGCTGCTTATTGTTTATGGCCTGGAATGTATCGTTTATGGCACAACAGAGTTTATAGTTCCGAACAACCCCCAATTGCTGCTGCAAATACGGCTTACAATGGCTCTAATTTGCCATCTTTAAGGTCGTTTTCAATTAGGCGCCAGGGTTCAAAAACATTGGGACGCCAAAGAAGTGGTTCATCATATTCATCTCGCACAGATAAGACTGAGATTTTTTCTCTCTCGGAACTTGCTTCTGCAACCAACAGCTTCTCATCGGAGAACAAGATTGGTAGTGGAAGTTTCGGCAGTGTTTACAAAGGCAAGCTCCAAGACGGACGAGAAGTAGCTATTAAAAGGGGAGAAAACTGtgcaaagaaaaacaaatccCAGGAGAAAGAAATTGCATTTGATAGTGAGTTGGCGTTGCTATCAAGGCTTCATCATAAGCATTTAGTGGGACTTGTTGGATACTGCGAAGAAAGAGATGAGAGGCTTTTGGTGTATGAGTACATGAGCAATGGGGCACTTCATGACCATTTGCATAACAAGAGCAGCACTGTAACGAACACCAACATTTTAAATTCTTGGAAAATGAGAATCAAAATTGCCTTGGATGCAGCTAGAGGGATTGAATATCTTCACAATTATGCTGTGCCTCCTATAATTCATAGAGATATCAAGTCCTCCAATATACTTTTAGATGCAAATTGGACTGCTAGAGTCTCTGATTTTGGCTTATCTCTTTTGACTGATCAAGAGTCTGTGTCAACCAAGGCAGTTGGAACATTTGGGTACATAGATCCTGAGTACTTCGTACTCAATGTACTGACATCAAAAACTGATATTTATGGCTTAGGGGTTGTATTATTGGAGCTTTTGACAGGAAAAAAGGCTGTGTTTAAGAATAAGGATGGGAATGCAGAGGACCTGGTGGCATATGCAGAACCAGAAATATCAGCAGGGCATCTAATCAATGTGTTGGATACAAGGGTGGGTTTGCAGGATATCAATGAGGCAGAGGCAGTGGAGATGGTGGCTGCTATTGCAATTCAATGTGTCAAAATAGAAGGTAAGGAGAGGCCTAGTGCCACTGACATTGCTGCTGCTTTGGAAAGGGCACTAGCTGTTTGTGAGGGTACTAATGTTGTTAGCTTCACTACCAATACATTCTCATTTCCTTCTGATTGA
- the LOC123225085 gene encoding phosphoinositide phospholipase C 2-like isoform X1 translates to MHAVNCCFFFKRIFRIKAAEPPNEVKEIFDKYASEQGTMTVDDLHKFMVEFQGETDTTKDRAQEVFNSVRHLNIFHRRGLHLQAFFRYLLGDHNLPLPSQVHNDMDSPLAHYFLFTGHNSYLTGNQLSSDSSVEPIIKALNKGVRVIELDLWPNTEKNDVKVCHGGTLTAPVDLIKCLRAIKDHAFDASEYPVVITFEDHLTADLQASVAKMVTNTFGNMLYYPDYEDEFPSPHFLKKKILISTKPPKEYLEVQDGKGNLQRSRTESMKGTPQMEKTYSKSLSDDAKDKQDQVDEAEFIEEEDEEKAAPQYRNLIAIHATKLKGGLESWQGLKLSKVKRLSMSEQQLENAVKTHGKEIIKFTQKNILRVYPKGTRIFSSNYNPFVGWAHGAQMVAFNMQGTGKHLWIMQGMFRANGGCGYVKKPNFLLKPNPKHDFFNPSEPLQPQKILKVKIYQGEGWHLDFPPQAFDRYSPPDFFIKVSMAGVPADELKHKTRRVTDEWVPSWNEEFEFPLTVPDLAVLRLQVYDYDTSGQNDFAGQTCLPVSELKTGIRAVPLHDKKGTPYKYTRLLVQFDFEN, encoded by the exons ATGCATGCTGTCAATTGCTGCTTCTTTTTCAAGAGAATTTTCAGGATCAAGGCGGCTGAACCTCCCAATGAAGTCAAAGAAATTTTTGACAAATACGCTTCAGAACAAGGCACCATGACCGTTGATGATCTGCACAAATTTATGGTTGAATTTCAGGGGGAGACTGACACCACAAAAGACCGTGCCCAAGAAGTCTTCAATAGTGTCAGGCACCTTAACATCTTCCATCGCAGAGGCCTCCATCTTCAAGCCTTTTTTCGTTATCTCTTAGGCGACCATAATCTTCCTCTTCCTTCCCAG GTGCACAATGACATGGATTCTCCGTTGGCGCATTACTTTTTATTCACAGGACATAACTCTTACTTAACTGGAAATCAACTCAGCAGTGATAGCAGTGTTGAGCCAATCATAAAGGCTCTGAATAAGGGTGTACGAGTGATTGAATTGGATCTCTGGCCGAATACCGAGAAGAATGATGTCAAAGTTTGCCATGGAGg gaCATTGACTGCTCCAGTGGACCTTATCAAATGTTTGCGAGCTATTAAGGATCATGCATTCGATGCTTCTGAATATCCTGTTGTTATAACTTTTGAAGATCACCTTACAGCAGATCTTCAAGCTTCAGTCGCGAAG ATGGTGACTAACACATTCGGGAATATGCTGTATTACCCTGATTATGAAGATGAATTTCCTTCACCACATTttctgaagaaaaaaattctgatTTCAACCAAACCACCAAAAGAGTACCTTGAAGTTCAGGATGGTAAAGGAAATTTGCAGAGGTCGAGAACGGAATCAATGAAAGGAACTCCACAGATGGAGAAGACATATTCTAAAAGTTTATCCGATGATGCAAAAGATAAG CAGGATCAGGTTGATGAGGCAGAATTcattgaggaagaagatgaggaaaaaGCAGCCCCTCAATATAGAAACTTGATTGCAATTCATGCAACAAAACTGAAAGGTGGATTAGAGAGCTGGCAAGGCCTTAAACTGAGCAAAGTTAAACGTCTTAGCATGAGTGAGCAACAGCTTGAAAATGCTGTAAAGACACACGGAAAGGAAATTATCAA ATTCACTCAGAAGAACATATTGAGGGTATATCCGAAGGGCACACGCATTTTCTCATCTAATTACAATCCTTTTGTGGGATGGGCACATGGAGCTCAGATGGTTGCATTTAATATGCAG GGAACTGGGAAACATCTTTGGATAATGCAAGGAATGTTCAGAGCCAATGGGGGCTGCGGTTATGTAAAAAAGCCTAACTTTTTGTTGAAGCCTAATCCAAAGCATGATTTTTTCAATCCCAGTGAGCCTTTACAACCCCAGAAAATTCTTAAG GTTAAAATCTACCAGGGAGAGGGTTGGCATTTGGATTTTCCCCCCCAAGCCTTCGACCGATATTCTCCACCAGACTTCTtcataaaa GTTTCCATGGCTGGGGTGCCAGCCGATGAACTCAAACATAAAACAAGAAGAGTTACAGATGAGTGGGTACCATCATGGAACGAGGAGTTCGAATTCCCACTAACTGTTCCGGATTTAGCTGTGCTTCGACTTCAGGTGTATGATTACGACACTTCTGGGCAAAATGACTTTGCAGGGCAAACATGTCTGCCTGTATCAGAATTGAAAACTGGGATCAGAGCAGTTCCATTGCATGATAAAAAAGGGACTCCGTACAAATATACTAGGCTTCTTGTGCAATTTGACTTCGAAAATTAA
- the LOC123225085 gene encoding phosphoinositide phospholipase C 2-like isoform X3 yields the protein MHAVNCCFFFKRIFRIKAAEPPNEVKEIFDKYASEQGTMTVDDLHKFMVEFQGETDTTKDRAQEVFNSVRHLNIFHRRGLHLQAFFRYLLGDHNLPLPSQVHNDMDSPLAHYFLFTGHNSYLTGNQLSSDSSVEPIIKALNKGVRVIELDLWPNTEKNDVKVCHGGTLTAPVDLIKCLRAIKDHAFDASEYPVVITFEDHLTADLQASVAKMVTNTFGNMLYYPDYEDEFPSPHFLKKKILISTKPPKEYLEVQDGKGNLQRSRTESMKGTPQMEKTYSKSLSDDAKDKVDEAEFIEEEDEEKAAPQYRNLIAIHATKLKGGLESWQGLKLSKVKRLSMSEQQLENAVKTHGKEIIKFTQKNILRVYPKGTRIFSSNYNPFVGWAHGAQMVAFNMQGTGKHLWIMQGMFRANGGCGYVKKPNFLLKPNPKHDFFNPSEPLQPQKILKVKIYQGEGWHLDFPPQAFDRYSPPDFFIKVSMAGVPADELKHKTRRVTDEWVPSWNEEFEFPLTVPDLAVLRLQVYDYDTSGQNDFAGQTCLPVSELKTGIRAVPLHDKKGTPYKYTRLLVQFDFEN from the exons ATGCATGCTGTCAATTGCTGCTTCTTTTTCAAGAGAATTTTCAGGATCAAGGCGGCTGAACCTCCCAATGAAGTCAAAGAAATTTTTGACAAATACGCTTCAGAACAAGGCACCATGACCGTTGATGATCTGCACAAATTTATGGTTGAATTTCAGGGGGAGACTGACACCACAAAAGACCGTGCCCAAGAAGTCTTCAATAGTGTCAGGCACCTTAACATCTTCCATCGCAGAGGCCTCCATCTTCAAGCCTTTTTTCGTTATCTCTTAGGCGACCATAATCTTCCTCTTCCTTCCCAG GTGCACAATGACATGGATTCTCCGTTGGCGCATTACTTTTTATTCACAGGACATAACTCTTACTTAACTGGAAATCAACTCAGCAGTGATAGCAGTGTTGAGCCAATCATAAAGGCTCTGAATAAGGGTGTACGAGTGATTGAATTGGATCTCTGGCCGAATACCGAGAAGAATGATGTCAAAGTTTGCCATGGAGg gaCATTGACTGCTCCAGTGGACCTTATCAAATGTTTGCGAGCTATTAAGGATCATGCATTCGATGCTTCTGAATATCCTGTTGTTATAACTTTTGAAGATCACCTTACAGCAGATCTTCAAGCTTCAGTCGCGAAG ATGGTGACTAACACATTCGGGAATATGCTGTATTACCCTGATTATGAAGATGAATTTCCTTCACCACATTttctgaagaaaaaaattctgatTTCAACCAAACCACCAAAAGAGTACCTTGAAGTTCAGGATGGTAAAGGAAATTTGCAGAGGTCGAGAACGGAATCAATGAAAGGAACTCCACAGATGGAGAAGACATATTCTAAAAGTTTATCCGATGATGCAAAAGATAAG GTTGATGAGGCAGAATTcattgaggaagaagatgaggaaaaaGCAGCCCCTCAATATAGAAACTTGATTGCAATTCATGCAACAAAACTGAAAGGTGGATTAGAGAGCTGGCAAGGCCTTAAACTGAGCAAAGTTAAACGTCTTAGCATGAGTGAGCAACAGCTTGAAAATGCTGTAAAGACACACGGAAAGGAAATTATCAA ATTCACTCAGAAGAACATATTGAGGGTATATCCGAAGGGCACACGCATTTTCTCATCTAATTACAATCCTTTTGTGGGATGGGCACATGGAGCTCAGATGGTTGCATTTAATATGCAG GGAACTGGGAAACATCTTTGGATAATGCAAGGAATGTTCAGAGCCAATGGGGGCTGCGGTTATGTAAAAAAGCCTAACTTTTTGTTGAAGCCTAATCCAAAGCATGATTTTTTCAATCCCAGTGAGCCTTTACAACCCCAGAAAATTCTTAAG GTTAAAATCTACCAGGGAGAGGGTTGGCATTTGGATTTTCCCCCCCAAGCCTTCGACCGATATTCTCCACCAGACTTCTtcataaaa GTTTCCATGGCTGGGGTGCCAGCCGATGAACTCAAACATAAAACAAGAAGAGTTACAGATGAGTGGGTACCATCATGGAACGAGGAGTTCGAATTCCCACTAACTGTTCCGGATTTAGCTGTGCTTCGACTTCAGGTGTATGATTACGACACTTCTGGGCAAAATGACTTTGCAGGGCAAACATGTCTGCCTGTATCAGAATTGAAAACTGGGATCAGAGCAGTTCCATTGCATGATAAAAAAGGGACTCCGTACAAATATACTAGGCTTCTTGTGCAATTTGACTTCGAAAATTAA